Proteins from one Bombyx mori chromosome 25, ASM3026992v2 genomic window:
- the LOC101743816 gene encoding SAGA-associated factor 11 homolog — MKMNTISSELSMNDLNSKFFEIMQNEDNAVEATNFIYDQLFDDVTLGILFEFHHGVKTGLTDLIEGEKEEEEPYKIVNTSECDVFGFSMMKKTPDSNCSCPNCERPVSATRFAPHLEKCMGMGRNSSRIASRRIASNSREPTSYAGLLSDDDDDADWAGGSMQNERRKRRIKNNNNRKPNKMHNGNSRNGHLNNDANDGSTTYETMTANEKKNLLLHSCGVVSEHTKKFCTRSTRCPQHTEEQRRAVRISVLEPSTPESQMMGLTPDEASSPPDSSPSSSCSSSSRKRDRHRAPPKMKNKRERNISPSQRE, encoded by the exons ATGAAAATGAATACAATATCCAGCGAGCTCAGTATGAACGATTTAAACAGTAAATTCTTTGAAATAATGCAAAATGAAGACAACGCCGTCGAAGCGACAAATTTTATATACGATCAATTGTTTGACGACGTAACCTTGGGCATCTTGTTTGAATTCCATCATGGGGTGAAGACCGGCCTTACAGATCTGATAGAAGgggagaaagaagaagaagagccctataaaatagtaaatacaTCCGAGTGTGACGTATTCGGATTTTCAATGATGAAAAAGACCCCAGATTCAAACTGCTCGTGTCCAAATTGTGAGCGACCGGTGTCGGCAACGAGGTTCGCGCCTCACTTAGAGAAATGTATGG GAATGGGTAGAAACAGTTCTCGTATCGCATCCCGCCGGATTGCCTCAAACAGTCGTGAACCTACCTCTTATGCTGGACTACtaagtgatgatgatgatgatgctgaCTGGGCCGGGGGCTCAATGCAAAATGAACGCCGGAAACGACGaattaaaaacaacaataacaggaaaccaaataaaatgcacAA TGGTAACAGCAGAAATGGTCACCTGAACAATGATGCTAATGATGGCAGTACTACCTATGAAACAATGACTGCCAATGAGAAGAAAAATCTATTATTACACAGCTGTGGTGTTGTTTCTGAACACACTAAGAAGTTTTGCACCAG GTCGACTCGGTGTCCCCAGCACACTGAAGAGCAACGCCGGGCCGTACGTATCAGTGTATTAGAGCCCTCAACTCCAGAGTCTCAAATGATGGGTCTAACCCCTGACGAGGCCAGCTCTCCGCCCGATTCCAGTCCATCTTCGTCTTGTTCATCGTCGAGTCGCAAGCGCGATCGCCACCGAGCCCCACCAAAGATGAAAAACAAACGGGAAAGGAACATCTCGCCGAGCCAAAGAGAATAG